Proteins found in one Amycolatopsis umgeniensis genomic segment:
- a CDS encoding potassium-transporting ATPase subunit C, whose amino-acid sequence MNALLKQTLAGLRVLLVFTVLLGVVYPLGVWAVSRIPGLQGNAEGSIITRDGQAVGSSLIGVDPVAADPAKDPWFHHRPSAGSKDVLGPGDPSSSGASNKGPYNEDLVAAIGERKKLIAAREGVQESQVPADAVTTSGSGMDPAISVAYADLQIPRVARNTGLSEEKVRQLVAENTGGAGIGAPGVTVLKVNLAVRDAAGGAH is encoded by the coding sequence ATGAACGCACTGTTGAAGCAGACCCTCGCCGGGCTGCGTGTCCTGCTCGTCTTCACGGTCCTGCTGGGAGTCGTCTATCCGTTGGGCGTGTGGGCGGTTTCCCGGATCCCCGGCCTCCAAGGCAACGCCGAAGGCTCGATCATCACCCGAGACGGGCAGGCCGTCGGCTCGTCCCTGATCGGCGTCGACCCGGTCGCGGCCGACCCGGCCAAGGACCCGTGGTTCCACCACCGCCCGTCCGCGGGATCGAAAGACGTCCTCGGCCCCGGTGACCCGTCTTCGTCCGGCGCGTCGAACAAGGGCCCGTACAACGAGGACCTGGTCGCCGCGATCGGCGAGCGCAAGAAGCTCATCGCCGCCCGCGAGGGCGTCCAGGAGTCGCAGGTGCCCGCCGACGCGGTGACGACGTCGGGATCGGGGATGGATCCGGCGATCAGCGTCGCCTACGCCGACCTGCAGATCCCGCGGGTGGCGCGGAACACCGGCCTGTCGGAGGAGAAGGTCCGGCAGCTCGTGGCGGAGAACACGGGCGGCGCCGGGATCGGTGCGCCGGGCGTCACTGTGCTGAAGGTCAACTTGGCCGTGCGCGACGCGGCCGGAGGAGCACACTGA
- the kdpB gene encoding potassium-transporting ATPase subunit KdpB, with product MTVTQERTPEETAQHHSENTGRVGAGIFSPRQLLTSLPEALRKLNPKHQLANPVMFVVWVGSALTTVFAVTDPSVFTILITIWLWFTVLFANLAEAVAEGRGKAQAESLRRSKKETIARRLTEDGDEENVPGADLRVGDLVVVEAGQVIPGDGDVVEGIATVDESAITGESAPVIRESGGDRCAVTGGTTVLSDRVVVKITTKPGESFVDRMIALVEGASRQKTPNEIALTILLSTLTIIFLLAVVALQPMAGYSGSQQSVIVLTALLVCLIPTTIGALLSAIGIAGMDRLVQRNVLATSGRAVEAAGDVSTLLLDKTGTITFGNRKATELIPVGSSTSDDIAKAARLSSLADGTPEGRSIVELVAREHGLEETASGDEKLADFVEFTAQTRMSGIDIGERQVRKGATASVRAWVRERGGDMPDETERVVDEISQQGGTPLVVAEYDGAKAFVRGVIRLSDVVKPGMKERFVQLRAMGIKTVMITGDNPLTAKAIAADAGVDDYLAEAKPEDKMALIKKEQEGGRLVAMTGDGTNDAPALAQSDVGVAMNTGTSAAKEAGNMVDLDSDPTKLIEIVEIGKQLLITRGALTTFSVANDLAKYFAILPAMFTGIFAQLGALNIMQLATPKSAILSAVIFNALIIVGLIPLALRGVRYKPSSASALLRRNLLVYGLGGIVSPFLGIWLIDLLVRLIPGIG from the coding sequence ATGACCGTCACACAAGAACGCACGCCGGAAGAAACGGCACAGCACCACAGTGAGAACACCGGCCGGGTCGGCGCGGGGATCTTCAGTCCCCGGCAACTCCTGACCTCGCTTCCGGAGGCGCTGCGCAAGCTGAACCCCAAGCACCAGCTGGCCAACCCGGTCATGTTCGTGGTGTGGGTCGGCTCGGCGCTGACCACGGTCTTCGCCGTCACAGACCCGAGCGTGTTCACCATCCTCATCACGATCTGGCTGTGGTTCACCGTCCTGTTCGCGAACCTCGCCGAGGCCGTCGCGGAAGGCCGGGGCAAGGCCCAGGCGGAATCCCTGCGGCGCAGCAAGAAGGAGACCATCGCGCGCCGTCTCACCGAGGACGGCGACGAGGAGAACGTGCCGGGCGCGGACCTGCGTGTCGGCGACCTCGTGGTGGTCGAGGCCGGACAGGTCATCCCGGGCGACGGTGACGTCGTCGAGGGCATCGCGACCGTCGACGAATCGGCCATCACCGGCGAGTCGGCCCCGGTCATCCGCGAATCGGGCGGAGACCGATGCGCGGTCACCGGCGGCACCACGGTGCTCTCGGACCGCGTCGTCGTGAAGATCACCACCAAACCCGGCGAGTCCTTTGTGGACCGCATGATCGCTTTGGTGGAGGGCGCTTCCCGGCAGAAGACGCCGAACGAGATCGCGCTGACCATCCTGCTCTCGACGCTCACGATCATCTTCCTGCTCGCCGTCGTGGCGCTGCAGCCGATGGCGGGTTACTCCGGCAGCCAGCAGTCCGTGATCGTGCTGACCGCGTTGCTGGTGTGCCTGATCCCGACCACGATCGGCGCGCTGCTGTCCGCGATCGGTATCGCGGGGATGGACCGGCTGGTGCAGCGCAACGTGCTCGCGACGAGTGGCCGCGCGGTCGAGGCCGCGGGCGACGTCTCGACGCTGCTGCTGGACAAGACCGGCACGATCACCTTCGGCAACCGCAAGGCCACCGAGCTGATCCCGGTCGGATCGTCCACTTCGGACGACATCGCCAAGGCCGCCCGGCTGTCCAGCCTGGCCGACGGCACGCCGGAAGGCCGCAGCATCGTCGAACTCGTCGCGAGGGAGCACGGTCTCGAGGAGACGGCGTCCGGGGACGAGAAGCTCGCGGACTTCGTCGAGTTCACCGCGCAGACCCGGATGAGCGGTATCGACATCGGGGAACGCCAGGTCCGCAAGGGCGCCACCGCCTCGGTGCGGGCGTGGGTCCGCGAACGCGGCGGCGACATGCCGGACGAGACCGAGCGTGTCGTGGACGAGATCAGCCAGCAGGGCGGGACCCCGCTGGTGGTCGCGGAGTACGACGGCGCGAAAGCGTTCGTGCGCGGCGTGATCCGGCTGTCCGATGTGGTGAAACCCGGGATGAAGGAGCGGTTCGTCCAGCTCCGCGCGATGGGCATCAAGACCGTGATGATCACCGGGGACAACCCGCTGACCGCCAAGGCGATCGCCGCGGACGCGGGTGTCGACGACTATCTCGCCGAGGCCAAGCCCGAAGACAAGATGGCGCTGATCAAGAAGGAGCAGGAGGGCGGGAGGCTGGTCGCGATGACCGGCGACGGCACCAACGACGCCCCCGCGCTCGCGCAGTCCGACGTCGGCGTCGCGATGAACACCGGGACCTCCGCCGCCAAGGAGGCGGGGAACATGGTGGACCTCGACTCCGACCCGACGAAGCTGATCGAGATCGTGGAGATCGGCAAGCAGCTGCTGATCACCCGCGGCGCGCTGACCACCTTCAGCGTCGCCAACGACCTCGCGAAGTACTTCGCCATCCTGCCCGCGATGTTCACCGGCATCTTCGCCCAGCTCGGCGCGCTCAACATCATGCAGCTCGCGACGCCGAAGTCGGCGATCCTTTCGGCGGTCATCTTCAACGCCCTGATCATCGTCGGGCTGATCCCGCTCGCCCTGCGCGGCGTCCGGTACAAGCCGTCGTCGGCCTCGGCGCTGCTGCGCCGGAACCTGCTGGTCTACGGCCTCGGCGGCATCGTCAGCCCGTTCCTCGGGATCTGGCTGATCGACCTGCTCGTCCGTCTCATCCCTGGAATCGGGTGA
- the kdpA gene encoding potassium-transporting ATPase subunit KdpA, with protein MSDTTAGLLQAGLLLVALAVVYRPLGDYMARVFSTEKHTKAERGLYRLFRVNPGSEQHWKTYASAVIGFSFVSVVFLYLLQRLQAILPWSLGKEPVSPAVAFNTAVSFVTNTNWQSYSPEATMGHFVQMAGLTVQNFLSAAVGLSVAVAVVRGFVRAKTDRLGNFWVDLTRGTIRILLPIAFVAAIALIALGVVQSLKSGVDVLNPDGSTSKIALAPAASQEAIKELGTNGGGIFNANSAHPFENPNAWTNLIEIFLILVIPVSLTRTFGKFVGNTKQGYVLLSVMATLFTAMLTVTWLSEAHASGPASLAAGANLEGKEQRFGIGLSSLFATATTGTSTGAVNGAHDSYSGLGGGGVLLNMLLGEISPGGVGTGLYGILVMAVIAMFLAGLMVGRTPEYLGKKLGKREVTCAAVSMLAMPTVVLLGSGIALMLADTPDAMTNSGAHGLSEVLYAYASTGNNNGSAFGGLTVTNDWFQSSLSVAMLLGRFIPIIAVLCLAGSLASQRKVPETAGTLPTTGPLFGTMLAGTIVLVAALTFIPALALGPIAEALA; from the coding sequence ATGTCAGACACGACGGCCGGCCTCTTGCAGGCCGGCCTCCTCCTCGTCGCGCTCGCGGTGGTCTACCGGCCACTCGGCGATTACATGGCGCGCGTCTTCTCGACGGAGAAGCACACCAAGGCCGAACGCGGCCTGTACCGCCTGTTCCGGGTGAACCCCGGATCGGAACAGCACTGGAAGACCTACGCGTCCGCCGTGATCGGCTTCTCGTTCGTCTCCGTCGTTTTCCTGTACCTGCTTCAACGGCTCCAGGCGATCCTGCCGTGGAGCCTCGGCAAGGAACCGGTGTCACCGGCGGTCGCCTTCAACACCGCCGTCAGCTTCGTGACCAACACGAACTGGCAGTCCTACAGCCCCGAAGCGACCATGGGTCACTTCGTGCAGATGGCCGGACTGACCGTGCAGAACTTCCTGTCCGCCGCCGTGGGCCTTTCGGTCGCCGTCGCTGTCGTCCGCGGTTTCGTCCGCGCGAAGACAGACCGCCTCGGCAACTTCTGGGTGGACCTGACCCGAGGCACGATCCGGATCCTGCTGCCGATCGCGTTCGTGGCCGCGATCGCGCTGATCGCGCTCGGTGTCGTCCAGAGCCTCAAGAGCGGTGTCGACGTCCTCAATCCCGACGGTAGCACCAGCAAGATCGCGCTGGCGCCCGCCGCGAGTCAGGAAGCCATCAAGGAACTCGGCACCAACGGCGGCGGCATCTTCAACGCCAACTCCGCGCATCCGTTCGAGAACCCGAACGCCTGGACCAACCTGATCGAGATCTTCCTGATCCTGGTCATTCCCGTCTCGCTGACCCGGACGTTCGGCAAGTTCGTCGGCAACACCAAACAGGGTTACGTCCTGCTCTCGGTGATGGCCACGCTGTTCACCGCGATGCTCACGGTGACCTGGCTGTCCGAAGCCCACGCGAGCGGTCCCGCGTCCTTGGCCGCCGGGGCGAACCTGGAAGGCAAGGAGCAGCGGTTCGGCATCGGCTTGAGTTCGCTGTTCGCCACCGCGACCACCGGCACGTCGACCGGCGCGGTCAACGGCGCGCACGACAGCTACAGCGGGCTCGGCGGTGGCGGGGTCCTGCTCAACATGCTGCTGGGCGAGATCTCGCCGGGCGGGGTGGGCACCGGTCTCTACGGCATCCTGGTGATGGCCGTGATCGCGATGTTCCTCGCCGGGCTGATGGTCGGCCGGACACCGGAGTACCTGGGCAAGAAGCTCGGCAAACGCGAGGTCACCTGCGCCGCGGTCTCCATGCTGGCGATGCCGACCGTGGTCCTGCTCGGCTCCGGTATCGCGTTGATGCTGGCCGACACCCCGGACGCCATGACGAACTCGGGCGCGCACGGCCTCTCGGAGGTCCTGTACGCCTACGCCTCGACGGGCAACAACAACGGCAGCGCGTTCGGCGGGCTCACCGTGACGAACGACTGGTTCCAGTCCTCGCTGTCGGTGGCCATGCTGCTCGGCAGGTTCATCCCGATCATCGCCGTGCTGTGCCTGGCCGGATCCCTTGCCTCGCAACGGAAGGTCCCGGAGACCGCGGGCACGCTGCCCACCACCGGACCGCTCTTCGGCACGATGCTCGCGGGCACGATCGTGCTCGTCGCGGCCCTCACCTTCATCCCGGCGCTCGCGCTCGGGCCCATAGCAGAGGCACTCGCATGA
- the kdpF gene encoding K(+)-transporting ATPase subunit F, translating into MTGTGTVANVVGGLLALGLIVYLFIALVRPEKF; encoded by the coding sequence GTGACCGGCACGGGAACCGTGGCCAATGTCGTCGGCGGACTGCTGGCGCTGGGGCTGATCGTCTATTTGTTCATCGCACTGGTCAGGCCGGAGAAATTCTGA
- the asnB gene encoding asparagine synthase (glutamine-hydrolyzing) — MCGIAGWVSFDTDLTQRREVVDAMTATMACRGPDDSGTWVRRQVALGHRRLAIIDLPGGRQPMAEAGLAAMVYSGEAYNFTELRAELSQRGHKFETDSDTEVVLHGYLEWGDEVVDHLNGMYAFAIWDERDEKLVMIRDRMGIKPFYYYPTPDGVLFGSEPKAILANPLARKVVDTDGLRELMSMTKTPGWSLWKGMHEVGPGTIVTVDRSGIRTRTYWKLDAKQHTDDQETTVERVRELMTDIVHRQLIADVPRCVLLSGGLDSSAVTGLAAARLAEQGERLRTFSVDFQGQEDNFQPDEMRDTPDSPFIRDVAELVGSDHKDVVLNPAELSDPEIRRKVLTARDIPAGLGDMDTSLYLLFKAIRAESTVALSGESADEVFGGYRWFHDEAAVNSGTFPWLAFRTGLTSERGALLREDVREKLDLTGYIADQYGTAVAQVEHLDGESEQDRKMRTVCNLHLSRFVRMLLDRKDRASMAVGLEVRVPFCDHRLVEYVYNTPWSLKTFDSREKSLLRHATKHVLPASVRDRVKSPYPSTQDPGYAAALQQQAKEALTERDNPVFSLVDRDWLHRASEVDPATMPSVQRAGIDRALDLYHWFDLYRPELQLD, encoded by the coding sequence ATGTGCGGAATCGCAGGGTGGGTCTCCTTCGACACGGATCTGACACAGCGCCGGGAGGTCGTCGACGCGATGACCGCGACCATGGCGTGCCGCGGGCCTGACGACTCGGGTACCTGGGTGCGGCGCCAGGTGGCCTTGGGGCATCGCCGTCTGGCGATCATCGATCTGCCGGGCGGCAGGCAGCCGATGGCCGAAGCCGGACTGGCGGCCATGGTCTACAGCGGTGAGGCGTACAACTTCACCGAGTTGCGCGCGGAACTTTCCCAGCGGGGCCACAAATTCGAGACCGACAGCGACACCGAGGTCGTGCTCCACGGCTATCTTGAGTGGGGCGACGAGGTCGTCGATCACCTCAACGGCATGTACGCCTTCGCGATCTGGGACGAGCGCGACGAGAAGCTCGTGATGATCCGCGACCGCATGGGCATCAAGCCGTTCTACTACTACCCGACCCCGGACGGCGTCCTGTTCGGTTCCGAGCCGAAGGCGATCCTGGCGAACCCGTTGGCGCGCAAGGTGGTCGACACCGACGGCCTGCGCGAGCTGATGTCCATGACCAAGACGCCGGGCTGGTCGCTGTGGAAGGGCATGCACGAGGTCGGGCCGGGCACGATCGTCACCGTCGACCGCTCGGGGATCCGCACGCGGACGTACTGGAAGCTCGACGCGAAGCAGCACACGGACGACCAGGAGACCACGGTCGAGCGGGTCCGCGAGCTGATGACCGACATCGTGCACCGCCAGCTGATCGCCGACGTGCCCCGCTGTGTCCTGCTGTCCGGCGGGCTCGACTCCAGCGCCGTCACCGGTCTCGCCGCGGCACGGCTGGCCGAACAAGGCGAACGGCTGCGCACGTTCTCGGTCGATTTCCAGGGCCAGGAGGACAACTTCCAGCCGGACGAGATGCGGGACACCCCGGACTCGCCCTTCATCCGCGACGTCGCGGAACTGGTCGGTTCCGACCACAAGGACGTCGTGCTGAACCCGGCCGAGCTCAGTGATCCCGAGATCCGCCGCAAGGTGCTGACCGCGAGGGACATCCCGGCCGGGCTCGGCGACATGGACACGTCGCTGTACCTGCTGTTCAAGGCGATCCGCGCGGAGTCCACGGTGGCACTGTCCGGCGAGTCGGCCGACGAGGTCTTCGGCGGTTACCGCTGGTTCCACGACGAAGCCGCGGTGAACTCGGGGACCTTCCCCTGGCTCGCCTTCCGGACGGGGCTCACCAGCGAACGAGGTGCCCTCCTGCGGGAAGATGTCCGAGAGAAGCTGGACCTGACCGGCTACATCGCCGACCAGTACGGCACCGCCGTCGCCCAGGTCGAGCACCTCGACGGCGAGAGCGAGCAGGACCGGAAGATGCGGACGGTCTGCAACCTCCACCTCTCCCGGTTCGTGCGGATGCTGCTGGACCGCAAGGACCGGGCGTCGATGGCCGTCGGACTCGAGGTGCGGGTGCCGTTCTGCGACCACCGCCTCGTCGAGTACGTCTACAACACACCTTGGTCGCTGAAGACGTTCGACAGCAGGGAAAAGAGCCTGCTGCGTCACGCCACGAAGCACGTCCTGCCCGCGTCGGTTCGCGATCGGGTCAAGAGCCCGTATCCGTCCACACAGGACCCCGGTTACGCGGCGGCCTTGCAGCAGCAGGCCAAGGAGGCCCTGACCGAGCGGGACAACCCGGTGTTCTCGCTGGTGGACCGAGACTGGCTGCACCGGGCGTCCGAAGTGGACCCGGCGACGATGCCCTCGGTCCAGCGCGCCGGGATCGACCGGGCGCTGGACCTCTACCACTGGTTCGACCTGTACCGGCCCGAACTGCAGCTGGACTGA
- a CDS encoding ABC transporter permease → MLWLTWRQHRTQLLVTLGFLAVLGGVLFLSGQIAVGAANGETSLYCYGGGVPCREYDAGLEDLYQEIYPLIVLLPFVPLLAGVFWGAPLLAREYERNTHQLAWTQSVGRGHWLAVKFGVLAGCAMLAGLVSGQMFGRWLEMFPGKAETFAETSYFGAVGIAPAAWWLFAFTLGAAAGVLVRKTLPAIAITVAVFLAASIALLLMRPHYAEPVRTIGPDAAAKGALIVKVGRVAPDGRELNSLDDVPGCPRGLGKNACAQAAGYQDFTVYQPTSRFWRFQWTEAGILFAATAVLGGIAVGGTVRRRR, encoded by the coding sequence TTGCTCTGGCTCACCTGGCGGCAGCACCGCACCCAGCTGCTCGTCACCTTGGGGTTCCTCGCCGTGCTCGGTGGCGTCCTGTTCCTGTCCGGACAGATCGCCGTCGGCGCCGCGAACGGCGAGACCTCCCTGTACTGCTACGGAGGCGGCGTTCCCTGCCGCGAGTACGACGCGGGGCTGGAGGATCTCTACCAGGAGATCTACCCGCTGATCGTGCTGCTGCCGTTCGTTCCGTTGCTGGCAGGCGTCTTTTGGGGTGCTCCGCTGCTCGCCAGAGAGTACGAGCGCAATACCCATCAGCTCGCGTGGACGCAGTCGGTCGGGCGCGGGCACTGGCTGGCCGTCAAGTTCGGCGTCCTCGCCGGATGCGCGATGCTGGCCGGGCTCGTGTCGGGGCAGATGTTCGGCAGGTGGCTGGAGATGTTCCCCGGCAAGGCCGAGACCTTCGCCGAGACGTCCTACTTCGGCGCGGTCGGGATCGCGCCCGCCGCCTGGTGGCTGTTCGCCTTCACCCTGGGCGCGGCCGCCGGGGTGCTGGTGCGCAAGACCTTGCCCGCCATCGCGATCACGGTCGCGGTGTTCCTCGCGGCTTCGATCGCTTTGCTCCTGATGAGGCCGCATTACGCCGAGCCGGTGCGCACAATCGGTCCCGATGCGGCCGCGAAGGGGGCACTGATCGTCAAGGTGGGCAGGGTCGCGCCGGACGGCCGCGAGCTGAATTCGCTGGACGACGTGCCCGGCTGCCCGCGGGGGCTGGGGAAGAACGCGTGCGCTCAGGCGGCCGGGTATCAGGACTTCACCGTCTACCAGCCCACCAGCCGGTTCTGGCGGTTCCAGTGGACCGAGGCAGGCATCCTGTTCGCCGCGACCGCGGTCCTCGGGGGGATCGCGGTAGGGGGAACGGTCCGCCGCCGTCGCTGA